In Colletotrichum higginsianum IMI 349063 chromosome 1, whole genome shotgun sequence, the DNA window GTTACCTTGCGTTGGGAACCGTCGAGAGGGATCTCGGCGAGCGTCTTGGCGGCGTCAAGAAAGTCCTCGTTGTTCTCgtgggcctcggcgacgagctcgcggacggcggcggcctggtcgAGGAAGGATGACGCCTGCGGACCCGCGGCGAGCTGGGACAGGGTGTGGTTCCCGACGGCGATCCAAAGGTCGTCGTTCTTGAGGTcgcggagggcggcgacgaaggcggccaGTACGGTGCGCGTCGACACAATgccgagggaggcggcgaagaaggcgtcgagaacggcggcgaggtcggcggctgccgtggcgggggaggagaggctcttgatgtcggcgatgatggaTTCGTAGGCCACCGTCTTGTCCCCCGGCACGGACTCGGCTTGGGCGAGCCGCTCGGCGACCTTTTGCGAGAGCGCCATAGTCGGTGCGTTTGTGTGGATGTGTGTATGCTCGTGTGCTGGTGGTCCGCAGTTTCGTTCTTGGCTCGTTCTACTTTTGgacggagaggaggaggcgtTCGCAAGCTCGTGGTTGGGTGATGGTGGTTTACTGGTGATGTCGCAGAGCTCCAGCAGTTGAGCTGCTGAAGGTTGTCATtggtacctaggtacggaAGGTTAGGCAAGCATGGTGGGGTAAGAGCTGTGAGGGGGCCCAGTTGTAGGGTTGTGCAGGGACcccgggcggcgggcggagGATGCGGGAGAGGGTCAATCAGCACCTAACGATGGGGTTCAAATTGAAGAAGAGGCATTATTTCCCAGTTCGACGAAGCATATTCGGATTGCAACCAGAAGACGAAACATATATTCGCTATTCTAGGTGGTTTTATTACGAATAATACTTCttgtctggtctggtcttCCGTTCTAAAACGGGTCCTAAAGAGCCAAAGACTTGAATCAAGTTACCATGCCTTGATACATTGATCCGAATCGTACGACAACCCTCGCACTACGTTTCCACGCCATCGGGATTTGGACTTATAAGCATTCTACTTGGTCCGGGACCTCAAGAGACGTACGCAGGGACACTTGCATCCAATGTGGAAATATATCGAGTGAACGCATGACTTCTTGCTTTGACAGATGCACGAGGTAGTCATGAAATTCTACTCAGGCAAGGAGTTTCATCATACATATTGAAAGTCATAACAGTTCCTCACTTTCATCGCCAATGACCATAGAGACTCGAACTCACACGAGTCCGCTATTGATGCATTGCAAAGGGCACCCAGAGAcagggttttttttcttctctggTACGAGGTCATATAAAGACTGTGATGAGATCAAAAGCTCCAGCCGAGATTTTCCGTAGCAAACAAGTAAAGTCAGACtggccagcgacgagacGTCTCAGTGAATGATCGGAGAGCAGAGAGTTGGGTTGATGGAGTTGCTAGACTATTTTGGGGATGATGTATTTGGTCGACCGGGAATTTTTGCCAAAACACGACTCGCCCCATTTCGTCAATTTTGTCCACTTCCTTCATTCTATGACAGGGATTGGTGCAGTTGAAAAGAGTTGTGCTGTACAAGCATTAATGAATTATGAAAATGCCGGGTATCTCACAACATCGGCCCACGATCggctgatgatgacgacCAAAATCCTTCTAGCCCATATGTGCGCTTTTCTCCTACTATACAGGGACAAGGCTgcccttctccctccctctctctctctctctctctctctctcttccatAACTCTCCTCTATCAGTGTTGCAGAACAATCGGCTTCCCGGCTTCCCAGTTGTTCAAGCTTTCCTGAATATTGACCCAGTACCGGAGCTTTACGGCCTCGCGCTTCGCCgtctcgatgtcgtcgtgcCGGAAGGCCTCCTCAAGCACCTCCTCGCTCTCGCGTATGCGCTCGTCATTGGCCGCGCGCTGGCCTTCGAGCTCGCCCTCGCTTGCTGCCTCCTCAATCTCTTCGCGCGCCTCGAGCACAATCATCAGCAGATCCGGGTCTTCGACCTTGAGCGTCTCGTCGTTAGCCACATCGACGCCGCGCAGTGAGAGCAGGTACTGCGCGCGCAGCAGTGGGTTCGATAGTGTCTTGTACGCCTCGTTGATgcgcgccgacgtcgcctcCGCCCGCGCCTTGAGCTCCGCTGGATGCATATCTGGGTGCGCCTTGGCCTGCAGCCGGAGGAACTCGCGGCGGAGGGCGCGCTGGTCGATGGGGAAATGACCCTTAGGCGGCGGGCCGTCAGGTAGTGTGATGGGGAAGAATTCGTAGTGTGTCATGAGGGGCTTGCTCTCTTGTGAACCCGAGTCGGTCGTCGTTTCGCTGctccgcgccggcgccgctggcCTGAAGAGGGCAACGGTTCCCGAGATCCATCGCTTCTGGTTCGCACTGCTAGAAAGTCCCGAAGGCCACCGCATATGTGTCGCGGCTCGTGAACTATTGGCAGCCGCCAACATCGCAGATGGCCGGGCCATTGTCGCCTTTTGCCGGCATCTCGTGCAAACGAGAGAGATATTGCTTGCGCCGGTCGTGAATGAAACACGCATGGTTGTGCAGTGGTGTTTTTTATGTCAAATATGATTCGAAAACAGGATTATCAAATGCTCGTGGAAAACTGTTGAGATTGAGTTACTGTAGAGTTGCCCAAAAAGCCGTCCAGAAAACAATTTTGCGACTGTTTGCCCCCCCGAGCAAGTGGAATGGATGACGTCCCCGTAAATTGATTGCCGCGCCAAAGCGAAGCGAAGC includes these proteins:
- a CDS encoding Fe-S protein assembly co-chaperone HscB; its protein translation is MARPSAMLAAANSSRAATHMRWPSGLSSSANQKRWISGTVALFRPAAPARSSETTTDSGSQESKPLMTHYEFFPITLPDGPPPKGHFPIDQRALRREFLRLQAKAHPDMHPAELKARAEATSARINEAYKTLSNPLLRAQYLLSLRGVDVANDETLKVEDPDLLMIVLEAREEIEEAASEGELEGQRAANDERIRESEEVLEEAFRHDDIETAKREAVKLRYWVNIQESLNNWEAGKPIVLQH